The DNA sequence gctggttgcacgagactacatatctccctatcatatttcccCTTGGGCAgcttcgtgcattttccataaatttaacgtcaaaatagacgaagtgtattatgacgtcacaataagtccgagtcattctactttcatagttcgtaaggcacaaaatatgcgggtctctgatatcGACTGCTTTTggttgatataaaaacatgcaagtaaatcagcattcaaggagaatagaaatacaaaaactggttatcatatcactgtgttTCGCTGTGTGTACCTTCTATatatacgttgacggcgcgatgttaccgttagggcaatctcagctacatacatgtacgatgtatagatgagcggactccaatctcaaatacaattttgtagtcttgctttgtttcggtataataaacaatttattgcatgaatgttcatGGTTGCCCttggggaatatgatttttcttgggtgaataaatcttcatatctccctcactatcatgcaataaatgtatattattatacctcagaattCTATGCTAcacgtaatctgattggtttagacagtcacgtgccagggatgactaacttcatatctccctctcagacgtcatatctccctatcttattatatactttcaatttcatctcttctttttttctttaaaagtttgcgggcatatatcacacgatatatgcccggaaacattccgacCCGCAAAcgttacgtcacaatcaaatttctacgccgttaattttcaaatttttggtgtttttcatcttttactcagttaaaccaataaataaattgttaaaataaaattattgttagtttctaaatgaaattgaaagtatataataaaaaggttatagactttgtatgggaaaatatgacgacctcgttttttgtcgcgaacggacctcgcaagctcggtccgtctacgcgccaaaaactcggtcgtcatattttccgatacgaagtctataacctataaatatttaccccttgggcagtctcgtgcattttccataaatttaacgtcaaggtagatgaagtgtattgtgacgtcacaataagtccgagtcattctactttcatagttcgtaaggcacaaaatatgcggatCTCTGATACTCAGTTAAATTGCTtagttttggttgatacaaaagcaagcaagtaaatcagcattcaaggagaatggaaacacaaaaactggttatcatatcactgtttTTCGTAGTTTGTAGTttctaccgtaatacgttgacggtgcggtgttaccgttagggcgatctcagctacatacaatgtatagatgagcggacttcaatttcaaatgcattttttgtagtcttgctttgtttcggtataataaacaatttattgcatgaatgttcgggagatatgaagatttattcacccaagaaaaatcatattccactcgggcgttgccctcgggaaatatgatttttcttgggtgaataaatcttcttattatatagctaataaatagtttaatataaaatctgcgtaaaatctagagaatgttagcgttcaatatcctgagaatttattgaacgctaactttgcattgcgtaaattgtatgcgcccgaaacatttcgaatatgagcgttcaatattgacgttaccgtaacgacgtaaacaagccaaaatggcagacgacgattctccgaatctgacagagccggtatttaatatttactaaagcaaaatgttttactgtacataaattatgatgtccccatttacaaaagcagttgcttcatgcattaatgacgggttaaatattgaacagttaagaaatgcatgctgttattgcacacctttaccttagatgccaatattgattaattctcgtctattttggagtagtttgagtgaaaaggaatataatttaacaactaaatactttagctatataataaaagggttattgaacttatattggtgaatattggcactcgttggttGTCAacatgcactcgcaagctcgtgcatttttacagccaactcgtgccaatattcaccaatataagttcaataaccctataatatctccctcactatcatgcaataaatgtataatatctCATACAGACAGAACATGATATAATATCTCATACAGATAGAACATGatataatattttgttatatcataaattatGGATTCCTATGCGATAATGCAATAATTCAATATACTGCAAATAGAATTCTCAGGAAATAATCACAGGAATAAAGTAGATATACTTTATGTTGTTTCAAAATAGCTTGACACGAACTTTAacgtcaaagttcatatactaATGATATACATTCGGATACTAACATTTTCCATTTCATAAATGAAAAGTGTAGGTCAAGGCtacagttttttttaatctgtaggaaataataaaattcacaaattgTCCGAATCTTTTCCCTGATAATAACTCAAGAAGATAAGAAATGGTCATTCATATTCTAATGAAGACAACTTGTCAGTCGACTGCTTTCTATTCCAGGCTGCTACCtctgatatatgtatattagaATTTTATGCATCTATGaagtatttatcaaattattcattgagtttTTAGAGTTCTGTGACCATTTCAGACAcataatgaatatttgataGCTGGATAATAGCTGTTGGACCAATTGAAATGTTGAAACTTGAATACCACGCATCAAAATGTCTTAAGTCATGTGTAATTTCCATGTATATATAGACTATTTGTCTTAATATGACAGGCCACGTCGAATAATACTGTTATTACTGTCTTTGTCAATCTGATAGAATATCTTTTACGATAAATACTCTATGTTGTCATTGGCTCTTCCAATGATCGTGAATTATAATTATCATAATcattttatgacgtcataagtGTTTTCCATTCATCTGTCAGTCACTCCCCCACCCTGCGAACGTATAGTTTGCGGTTTACGCCATCAGTGTGAATTCAAAACAATTGCTTTCGAGAGAAAAATggttttattagaaaataataaatatatagcaaaaataACATTAACAACAATAGATAACAAATATGGAGATCACAGTGTTTGAAgagaaataacaataaaatcatGTTTATATTCAATGAACGCAATCACAAGAAGGGCAGCCATTGGAGTCTAGCATGTAACCTTGGTCACATTCTTGTTCACATTTCTTGAAATAACAGTAGTGTTTGTTGGGAATGAACGCATCTGGTAAaaaagagaagaagaaaaaacattgaataaaattattaGTTATCCATACTTGTGGTATGTAGATGTATGTACTTTATGGTGCAATGTGGTACAGTCTTGTCATGCAGGTGTTAGAATTTTGAACCGTTATATGAATACCAGTGACGGTCGCTGGCGGAAAGAATATTTTATAGTGCCTCTGTATAAATTTAtgatgaaaattccaaaacagCTTTTAGACATAACAGAAAAGATTATTTGTTCTAATGATTTTCAATTGGTAAATGAACCAACAGTAAAAATCATGTTAACCTTTCTTTGAAATTCTGAAGATTGTAAAAACTTTTGAATTCATTCACACCGGATGGCCAAAAAATCAAAGATGGGTTAAGAAAATCAgttttctgtgttaattacattaGTCCGAAGATAAAGTGGTCAGTCAGTAAATTACAGTTGCACCATTCCTTACTATTGGAATAAATGTGATGGTCATTGTAAATAGTTACCTTTCGGAGGTTCACATTGGCACTCGTTGCAGACGTCGGTGATATCAttgtgtttggacatgcagTACAGTTCACATGACTGACAAATCTTCATTTCCGGGGGTTCTTGTGTTGTTTTCGGGGCTGGTGCTGTGGTAGATAAATAATGGTTAATTCAAAATGACAGCAGAATTATCGGAATAAATGAACGTGTTATACCAATGATGTGCTGTAGGTTTTCGGATGACGCCCCTGATGCATGCAAAAGTCTAAAGCATGTATCAAATTTGAAGAACatgtaattacaaaatgaacaaGCATAGTTCATTCGATACTATATTGTAGCGATGATTTATGAAGCATGTCCCATTCTATCAATGGCTCCTGATTAGAGAGCTAATTAATTATGTGACAATAAAAAATACTTATAATAATAAAAGGAATCCTAAAAGTGATGTTTtatcatattatttttattgCAAATCTTCAGAAAACATATGTtccttttttgttttgttgataaGGTATtgtatcattaaacaaacatGTTGACTTTTGCAGAATTTAACCGCGATAAGGATGTAGGATTGGTACAAGGCGCAGTGCTTCAAgctatgtacataattattaGTTTTGTATAAGGATATAAGCTTGTAATGTGGTCTTAGTATGTAAGCTGTCAGAAGTGTTGCAGCAAAAATGCAATGAATAAAGAGTAACATTTTGAGTGGAAGTAGTACTTTATACCTGGGGCATTAGATGTGGAACTAGCAAATGATTGTACATTGTAAATTAAtgcttttttattttaaattataaactttattaaaTGTGAACAGGTCACATTTAAAATACTACACTCAGCATCTTGTAGTTGTCATCAAAGACTAAAGTGTGAGCTATTGTAATTACATTCAGCAAATAAATTGTACTCACCACTGTGAACGGCCAAGACACACCACATGGTAATCACGACCACTAGGCGTAATAAAAATCCACAATAGTTAGAAGTATCCATGTTGTATAGTGAAGATGCAATATTCGACTGTGCTTCATCGCGATGGGAGTTGctgttttatatatttgttgtcAGTGTGTGTTGTACAATGCCCCGTGACAGGATCCCGAATCCCGTCAAAGTTTGATCGATAGCGCTCACTGATGATTGACGCGACTTTAAGCTCCCCTTACCTGTAACCATGTGTCACTGGTacaaacaatttaattaaattcAACACTTAAGGAGTCCTCGGATTTTGGCTAGTTAATCGTTAAAGAAATGTCAATTAGGAATTTTTAGACTCAAAATTAAAAATCCCGTCTATTTTTGCCTGCGTGTAATCTCATAGTAATGGAACAGaacataaacatgtatatattattttattaaggAAGTAACCCAACATGCACTAGGAAATTACATTTTGTGCGATGTGACGTAAGGGGAGAAAATACAATTTGTTTCAAATAACAGCGAATAAACAGTTTCCGTGTTTACGTCATATTATCCCTTTTTAttcgttttattttattttgcaattATGATTTCTTAACAATCAAATTGTTCAGGAGTCTACAAAATCCGTAATAGAAAGTAAGCTTATAATAGATTTTGTCATGTGAAAAACCTTTCTAACAAGATTGTCTCTTAATAAGGTAAGTCAGATTAAATCAATTTACTGATATCTGCGGTCCTTGGTTCCCATTCAGAAAGAGCCTCTGGAAGGACTTAGAATTCGGATATGACCGTGTATTGCGTATTGCAGTAGATGATTCTGAATAAGGATAATTTATAATTCCGATGCCTACTGATATGatcaaaatttaatgaaatataccCTTGTTTGTGATATACACCTAATTGTAATTAAGATGCGAGGAAACACTACAGCTCTTTCCAAGCATATTACTGAAATTCAAATGAAAGATGCttcaattttaattgtatttaataagttgtcaatttctttttgctagttttgttttaataatttcatagaaaattCCTCCCGAATTTCTTATCACTGATTTTAAATTCGAGTATGTAATTTTCACCAATTAGTTTTTCTCTGTATTTCAATAAATACAAATCGTACATCCCATACCTAGCAAAGTTAACATAAACACAGTCTAATCTTAGCCAATGGAACTGCACATCTCTCTACCATCAGACTATTTTTATTGGTTATTATAATTTCTGAATTGAAAAGTGAACGCATGTCGGACGAATTCCATCTTGTAAAACCGTGTTACTGTACCACCTGCGAGTGTCACGTTAACGACAGGGACAAGCTTTTAAGTATTgtctgaaaataaaagaaaagcaATTTACTGAAGAATAAAATACCTATTCTGACGATCATGATAATGACAGATATCTGtagtgaagaaaaaaatatattaagcTACCCTATGTTTAGATACTtcttttgaaatagtttgatAAAATTTTTCGTGAtgctacttttttttaaaaacatgtatacatataattaaaTAATATAGAAAATGCTTCGTATATGATTTTATCATATTCATTTTAGAATACGGGTATACAATTAAAACATTATATTCCGTACATTTATCATCAACTTCATTGCTGAATCtctattctttattttttcataattatttGTGTTTGAGAAGGAATTCGTTTTCCCAACGAATATTAGAGTTTTGTACGGATTTGAAATCCATACTATAAATTCATCAATAGGTAATGATAAGAATGAAAGCAAACAATATATGACTCTGTATATCAATACTATTATGACAAAGTACGTATTGATGAAACTTGTAAATTCATctaatttttgtacattttacctgttaTTTATTATTAGCTCGCataaacattttgtaatatttttagGAGAGGGACTAGTAAGCTGTTAACACTTGTTCCCAATCCCAAGAGACAACGACATCGCTTGTCACACAGCTGTCTTTTATAGTAACATACaattctattgaatataaatttaaTTAGTAGTAGTTAACCTTGATAAATCAAAGAACCTTTATAAACTGAGAAGGCTAAAGTTGAGAAAGGTGTTTGCCCTCGCccatcaaattaaaataaatttatccaaCCGAAAAAGATTTTCTAGAATTTGATCGAGATTTTATTACaaatgcattttttgtttatttattttgggTCAATTTTATCGGGAATAGTGTACGTGCGTTACTAACTCTGTCGCGCGGTTCCTTCAGTTTAAGGTAAACATTTTCCCGCTATTTAGAGTCCATGtgaagaaacaatattttgtaaatggcAATCAGCGTTTCAAGGGGGGAAAAAGTACATTTTGCATGCCTACCTAACGAAATTTTAATCACCATAGactctacatgtaatataaggAAAACACACAACAGAGATCAAACTTAAAAGTATTTGATCAGCATTTAGAGACAGGAAAGCAATATGGCACATACATGCACGCACGCACGCGCGCATTTGCTGCCATGTTGTCAATTTTGCATTGATCTTCATTCaacaaattcaaatttaccaaagaaatatttctatttgAAGCAGTTGGAATTGATGCAGTATTTATTGATAATGTGTGAAACCaatcactttaaaaaaaaaaaaatgcattcaaGTGTTAACGTTCAATATCTAAAAGCTTACAAAATAAAGtgattttttataatttttaaaacatgggtGACGAATATGTATATTCGTTTGGGGCATTGACATAAAGATTTCGATAAAAAAAAAGACTCCTGATAAGTGTATGCTATAAAAGACATACGATTAAAATAATGCGTCTattgtaattatgattttatttgttaatcTAATTCCACCCGTAGTTATCTATTTctcataaaatatttgtaaagatTTCATTTCTTCGATGAAtgattgctaaaaaaaaaaaattgtacacaCATGCAACTAAATAAAATTCACAGTTTTTCTAGTTAACGTCAAATTTATGTAGTTTGGTTATTTTCATATCATGGACGAATGTTCTCAATGAAAACTGACACATATGAAATGAAAAGAGGAGACCCACTGTCTTTGCGCACTTgtcatgatttattttaaatatatactgtttacaattttcatttacttttttcTGCATCATATGATATCACCTTTTGAGACAACTTTGAATTGCATTcggtattgaaaataaaaaaaatgttaataattCGCACTTTTAATTATTCATTAGGAGAATCTATTTTAAGTGGTCAAAAAGTTTTCTTTCATCGCGTattttaaatttccatttttgaataaaaataaaatttaatgcaGTATTTCCATGAAAGTAATATTTCTAgatataataatattaaattcaaaagGCATTTTTTGATTAGAACAGTCTCAAAAgaatctattttcatttcttgattTAATGCGAGACGAAAAATCATCGCAATATTTATTGATGTGAAGCATTGTTTTGATGTTGCATTGCTTTGATATATGGTGcataacatttacatgcattcACCGATATTAATTGTAACCAAATAAATGCAtctataaaaattcatttcacttCTTTATATTGTTCATAATGACATTATTGATTTGCCTCAACTCTCACCAGtgaatgataattttaaaaaaaaacaacaacctgtGAACCAATTGAGTAGTTGTTCGCTCTCAGTACCCCAAAGCACAGTGGAAAAAATGCGGGAAATAAACGTTATTCAAAGGACTACAACTCCAGCGAAGGTGGGTCTGTCTAGACTAGTGTTCATTAAGAAattacatagcaagtttcatataaatatctccAAGAATGAAATATGTGTAGAAGAGAAAATGAACAAACTAGTGACTAACGGACAGATGCACGGACGGAAAGAAAATTTGTAGTTCACCCTTTTTCACCCAGTGTACCAAAAATGCAACAGTACAACTTCTATTGTCAACTTATCTAATTTCATAATAGAGTAATTTGATATATCAGTGTGTGTGACGTTTCTTTTGCGGTTCAGAATATTATTAATCGTTACCTTGCTCCATAGTTCAAAATGGCGTTTGCACCGCCGCCGACACCATGAACAGGTGTAGGATGGTCGAAACTTTATTTGCTAAATATTTACGTTTcaaaacatgtacatgcatcttTCAAGGAATTGAATCTTGTTGACAAGCTATGAAGAAAGTTTCTGCAGTTTGTCTTCTAGCTTCGACTGTGGTTTGCTTGGTCTTGATCCCAAaaagaaattttgatacgtTGCAATGTCAATTTActgaattgtattttgaaagaaaaccgTTTCTACCTTCGAAACTACTTTGTTGTGGCTTAATAAAAATACAATCCATTCAACTGAAATGTAGTTTGAATACTAATCAAGAAGTGTCTGACTTAATACTGGAAATAATTTCAACACAGCATCTGGTAAAAACTTGACATATGAAAGACTCGCCTGACCCGCGCTTGTCTTTGTGATTACTATGCAACATAGTACATGTTCCTTGCTTTACTTGTCAAGAAACCGAGGCTCTTTGATGTATACACAAAACGCCATGTATGCTTTAAACGCAACTGACGAAAAATTCTATCGGATTATAGGTGTTGGTGATGACTAGAGATAATGCTAAAAATAAACTAAACATCACACAAATattatgcaatctgaccccACCCCCTCCAAAAACCCCATGTccataaatatacataaataatcCTGCTGCCTTAAAAAGGCAGGCAAAAAGAGCACTAATTTTACAAAACTTATCACCGACTTCCCTCTTCAATGTGATTTTATAATGACTGATTAATTCCGAACTTTCTGACTGGCTGAGATCCCACAAACTAGAAAAAATACATCGTTATATTCACCCCCAACGTGTTTTTGAACTGAATAtaacatttcatttttctaacatcggacaaaaaataatatgaaattgATACGATTGGTCATCTAATGAAAACTCGCGTCTTCAATCACTTTTTACTAGGTCTTGCACTCCAGATGACCGACCAGGAACTCTAGAAGCCGGTTTcgatgttttgaattattcaatcatgtTGTCATTTTTTGGTGAATAAGATGATTTAGCCATCaacgaaataaaatatcaaccTCATCCACCGGGCTCTTGAAAATTATACTTCTCAGATAACTAAAGCATCGTATCGAcgtaaaaatatcaataattgtataacaAACAATGAACATATAGTGAACTGATTGGGTAAAATAGAGAATATTAGGTACGATGCAAATCTAGGAACTTTATCATTTACATGAATTGTTTAAAAGTAGAACAATACAATAGGTCACATAAATCATTTCTATTTGtaataataaatgttttatcataaaaGCAATGAATTACTGATCAATGTTGAATTTAGAAGCATTACATTATTTAGAAAAttatatatgcattttgtacatatttacatcaataaatatgtaaagatctttctttcttttccttatttttatacagaaaacTATTAGTCAGACGTTTCGTGTGTCGAGGATCAATGCACTGCCAATGATGTCAATATTCTTCTGTTCTTAATTAGGAAACTTGCCTCTTTAACTAAATTTAGAAATGTTAACGCACTTAATGTACTTAGTGAAATGCAAGTTTTCTTTTTTgaggaatattaaaaaaaagataccAACAAAAGGTCAAAATCattagaattattgaattatcaaaattgtttcACATAATTTCAACAGTAAAACTCCTACAGGCGTAGTATTAATATTGAGGTTGCACGCTGATTTGATTTATGAGTGAATTAACTGACATATAATTAACAGAAACTCGTGTTATTCGTTTGATGAATATGATTAATGGCGTTTTACAAAGTCGacttgaaaataaagaattaatcCCAAATACTAAATATATTTGAAACGTCGTCAAAACTGCAAAACATTCGGCTTTCTGTAGGTAGAGTGGAAAAGATGCTTTTAACAATAATGACATAGTTGTCCCAGCCAAGGCCAGAGGGCCGATTTGTGACTTGTACCGAAAGGAAATCAACCGCTTAAACCAACACGAGCAATTGCCCGAGGCTCTAAATAGAATACATTTACAAAATGACCAGGAATATTTcatagctttttaaaaaaatctaatttcCCTATTTGGAATTCTTTCTATTTCAAGATTTCTATGACACTATTAATAAGTTCTGAAATAATTTGTAACCAACACATCTTTTAAAATCCTTTAGAGAAgattaaattattcaaattagAGAATTGTCCTTTAAAAGTCAGTTGCTGTAAAATTATCCCAAAATACAATGAAGTTGAATTCGAATTAGTTATTGGTGTTATAGCAACAAATTATCCGTATCGAAGTTTGCAACCATCGCGATTACACGAAGTATCAATatttaatgttttgaaaattttcatgatGTTTCCCAAAGACGCCTCTCAGATTTAGTTAGTTTCAAAAAATGTAATTTAGATATGCAAACACATCTAAAATTTCTAAAGTCGGAACATCATATAGTGAAATGTCTTTCAGATGTATAACACCTGTTTTATGAGACGCCGGTCCCTCCAGAATATTTCAAATGTCGAACACAGTTTAAAAGCTCGATTTCATCGATAAATCAGGACATGCAGAAGCACAATGTGCTCCCCTAGTTAAGtctgctgggttttttttattcgcATGATGACCCGTTTCCTTTAGTTAATTAGCAAATGATTTAAGATATGTGATAAATGTGCATGTAAGAGCCCTATATCTTTTGTTGCATGTGTTGTTGCTGTGTCTTGCCATATGTGTTTATCACTGTCGGTCATAGGCTTGTGTTATTTTGTCCGTATTCATATGTTAACTTAATAAAAGTAACATTTCATACAGATATATCAAACCTGCACATCTTATTATTTTGTGATGAACAGACGTGTAATGATGCAAATCAAAACTTTACAAAACAGCTTTCCGTGTcgatcttattttttttttttttttttttagttttctttagTATGATATTCACGTAATTAATGGAAGATAAAAGATAAAGCTTTTCAAGTAATTAGTGCGAAGAATCAATTACCCAATAgtagaaaaaaacccaatggAATGAACATTTAGATATAGAATAATATGAGTTTgttttttcatcaaatttctgCACttgaaatatacagtgtacatgtaccagcTTCGGATTTAAATCCAGTAATTCGCAAATCTATGGTGTTACAATACAGAGAAACCTAACCATTAACATTACACAGCTACCATTTCGTATGTGTTTGCTTGATGTTAAAGTGTGACTCTTCAATCGAATAAGAACGAGTTCCATCGCccaacgctcggcatcaggtgtgaatgtcacgggtcctcggagattaccttaaaaaacggatgtcccgtgtcacagtacgtGAGGCAccctaaagaaccctcattgctcaatgggtgtaagcgccgagcatagacctaaatttgaagcccttcaccggtcttggtaacgtctccatatgagtgaaaa is a window from the Ostrea edulis chromosome 5, xbOstEdul1.1, whole genome shotgun sequence genome containing:
- the LOC125649136 gene encoding antistasin-like, encoding MDTSNYCGFLLRLVVVITMWCVLAVHSAPAPKTTQEPPEMKICQSCELYCMSKHNDITDVCNECQCEPPKDAFIPNKHYCYFKKCEQECDQGYMLDSNGCPSCDCVH